The sequence TGAACGAAGAACAGGACCTTTATGCCGGCGCCATTCTCAGCTCGGCGGATACCCTGCTGATGCTGATCAACGATGTCCTGGATTTCTCCAAAATGGATGCCGAGGGGGTCGCCCTCAGCCGCACTGATTTTGACCCGCGCGCCTGTTTCGAGCAAACCATGCGCCTGCTGAAGGCAGGGGCGGAAGCCAAGGGGCTGGATCTTCTGCTGGACATCAAGGAGCGCGTGCCGGCACAGCTGCACGGCGATGACCGGCGGATCCGCCAGATCCTGCTGAACCTTGCCGGAAACGCGATCAAGTTCACCGAACACGGCCGCGTGCTGGTGACGCTGGATGCCGAACCGGCAGAGCAGGGCTTCGATCTGGTGTTTTCCGTTGCTGACACCGGGATCGGTATCCCCAAGGATATGCTCTCCAAGGTGTTCGAACGCTTCTCCCAGGCGGATGCCGCCATCAGCCGCCGCTTTGGCGGCACTGGTCTCGGGCTCGCCATTTCACGCCGTCTGGCAGAGGCGATGGGCGGCAGCATCACGGTGAATTCCGAAGTGGGGCTGGGGTCCTGTTTTACCGTGCGGCTTCAATTGGATACGCCCCGGGCAGAGCTGGCAGCAGTCCCCGCCGCAGCGCCGCAAGCGGGCGGCATGGCCGCGCTGGAAGGGCTGCGGGTACTGGTGGCGGAAGATAACGCAGTGAACCGGGTGCTGATGGAGAAATTTCTGCAGCCCACCCCGGCGGAGGTGGTCTTCGCCGAAAACGGGCGCGAAGCGGTTACGCAGTTCGAGGCGTTTGCCCCGGATATCATCCTGATGGACATGTCGATGCCGGAGATGGACGGGCTGGAAGCCACCCGCGCGATCCGCGCCTTGGCGCGGCCGCAGCCCGCAATTGTGGCGCTGACAGCAAACGCCTTCGACTCCGACCGCGAGGCCTGCCTGGCTGCCGGCATGGACGAATTCATGAGCAAACCCGTCAACCGCGGCAAGCTTCTGGACCTGCTGGTGCAATTGGCGCCGCAGGCGCAGTCCCGCCGCGCGGGCTGATTTCCTTTGCCCCCGCAGGCGCGCTATCCTATCAAACAATGACTCCCTAAGCACGAGGCCGCCGGTGGATATTGCAACCCGCGTCTATAATCACAAATGGAAGATCGACCCGATCATCCGGTCGCTGATCGACACTGATTTCTACAAGCTGCTGATGTGCCAGTCGGTGTTCCGCAACAAGCCGGACACCACGGTGACGTTCTCGCTGATCAACCGCTCCACCCATGTGCCGCTTGCCCGGCTGATCGACGAGGGCGAGCTGCGCGAACAGCTGGACCACATCCGCTCGCTGTCGCTCAGCCGCGGCGAAAGCACCTGGCTGCGCGGCAATACCTTCTATGGCAAACGCCAGATGTTCCGCCCGGACTTCATGGAGTGGTTCGAGGGCCTGCGCCTGCCGCCCTACCACCTGGAGCGCAAGGGCGATCAGTATGAGCTGACGTTCGAGGGCAAATGGCACGAGGTCATGCTGTGGGAAATCCCGGCGCTTGCGGTGCTGATGGAGCTGCGCTCGCGCGCGGTTCTGGACAAGATGGGCCGGTTTGAGCTGCAGGTGCTCTATGCCCGCGCCATGACCCGCGTCTGGGAAAAGATTGAGCGCCTGCGCGAGATTGACGGCTTGACGATTGCCGATTTCGGCACCCGCCGCCGCCACTCCTTTTTGTGGCAGGACTGGTGCGTGCAGGCCATGATCGAGGGGCTGGGAGAGAAGTTCACCGGCACCTCCAACTGCCTCATCGCCATGCGCCGCGAGGTGGAGGCGATCGGCACCAATGCCCATGAGCTGCCGATGGTTTATTCGGCGCTGGCGGACAGCGACGCGGACCTGGCGCAGGCCCCCTATGACGTGCTGTCCGACTGGCATGATGAGCACGAGGGCAACCTGCGCATCATCCTGCCCGATACCTATGGCACCCAAGGCTTCCTGGACCGCGCTCCGGACTGGCTGGCGGGCTGGACCGGCATCCGCATCGACAGCGGCGACCCGGCCAAGGGCGCCGAGGTGGCGATCAACTGGTGGAAGGAGCGCGGCGAGGATCCGGCGGAAAAGCGGGTGATCTTCTCCGACGGCCTCGACGTGCCGCAGATCCAGGACCTGCACGCGCAGTTTTCGGGCCGCACCAAGGTCTCTTTCGGCTGGGGCACGTTGCTGACGAACGACTTCCGCGGCCTGGTTCCGGACGATGCGCTGGCGCCTTTCTCGCTGGTC is a genomic window of Leisingera caerulea DSM 24564 containing:
- the pncB gene encoding nicotinate phosphoribosyltransferase, which codes for MDIATRVYNHKWKIDPIIRSLIDTDFYKLLMCQSVFRNKPDTTVTFSLINRSTHVPLARLIDEGELREQLDHIRSLSLSRGESTWLRGNTFYGKRQMFRPDFMEWFEGLRLPPYHLERKGDQYELTFEGKWHEVMLWEIPALAVLMELRSRAVLDKMGRFELQVLYARAMTRVWEKIERLREIDGLTIADFGTRRRHSFLWQDWCVQAMIEGLGEKFTGTSNCLIAMRREVEAIGTNAHELPMVYSALADSDADLAQAPYDVLSDWHDEHEGNLRIILPDTYGTQGFLDRAPDWLAGWTGIRIDSGDPAKGAEVAINWWKERGEDPAEKRVIFSDGLDVPQIQDLHAQFSGRTKVSFGWGTLLTNDFRGLVPDDALAPFSLVCKAVAANGRPTVKLSDNPEKAMGPPEEIARYKRVFGVGEQERQDVIV